The Leptospira paudalimensis region TTTCCATCCAGGATCAGCTCTGAGAAAAGCTGTCGAAAAAAAGATCAAATCATTTACAAAAGATTTTGGTCCAAACATAGCAATGGAACTGAGGAGTGTAGAATCCGTCATTAAATCATTAGAAGCAGGACTTGGGATTGGATTTTTATCTGAATATTCAATTAATTCAAAATTGAAAAAAATTAAATTCGAAACCTGGAACACCGAACGAAAATTTTATCTCTGTTATCGCAAAAAATCAGGACCAACACTTGCTTTCCTCGCGGAAGAGATTCTCAAATCAGCAGAAAAATGGAAATTGGAAATGGAATAAATGATCAAATGAAATTAGAGAAATCGTCTAACTGATTTTATATGAAATCAATTAGATAAAGTGAGTTATTGTTCCACACAGATTAACTGCTGGTTACTCAAATTACAAGGATCAGGAGTCCAACCTGCAGTAATGTCAGCAATCAAAGTAGAATTTCCTTGCCCCATAACACCCGTAAATGATCCAGTTGCACTCCTCCATAAATCATAGGTATTACTTGTATTGGTTGTCCAATTGGTATTTAATCCAGTCCAATACTTTGAGTTGACTGAGAATCTAATGGTCAACGCAGTCACGAATAATCCTGCGGAATTTGTTGTGCTGATATTACCTTCTGATTGGCGATATGTCCGATTTGGTGCAAAAACCCAATCGATTTGTCCATCACCTACATTGGCAGTGTTC contains the following coding sequences:
- a CDS encoding DUF1554 domain-containing protein, whose amino-acid sequence is MNILTSGSSYSVKVSSQPAGFLCSVTNGDGVVKNSDVTTVSVSCAPTCNPCNLFLTMSGYPPNPGSAKNFDPSCMADGNYPGTGNYKAMVVDGVTRNASNTANVGDGQIDWVFAPNRTYRQSEGNISTTNSAGLFVTALTIRFSVNSKYWTGLNTNWTTNTSNTYDLWRSATGSFTGVMGQGNSTLIADITAGWTPDPCNLSNQQLICVEQ